Below is a genomic region from Lampris incognitus isolate fLamInc1 chromosome 2, fLamInc1.hap2, whole genome shotgun sequence.
catccatgccagccccgggaagaggaaaggacaggaatgcgaagaaaacaaatagtctatactaggtacacaaaatacagttgactgaccggatctaaaaagagcagtccgtgcttgacgaagtcttggcttgaaaaagtcgcgcttgcgtttgtttactctagccttcgttcaatctaggcttgtttgccagatgctccaagtagcagcagtgatttaaagaacactgcttgctaattgtctgctatgagtacaggccacaccctggtcacttaacacccaattggtcaAAGAGGTACGTtgaaaagaggcctattgcctagaaactggtcacttatgtaatactctatcaaacctcacacaatactattaaaactgcaacagcaagttaccaaggaatatatttatacgCTGAAAGGAtcactaagtcaaaacagctaggcaacaagaaatatttaagggcacaggtgaaaaacagctacattaagtaaataagacaagtaagtaaatagaataagacagctacagctagaataagatcccactaggagccagcagcagatgtatagacaaaaggactaatacttaagcagctggaataagactagtagcaacttgttaagcaagaaagatgatacttactctattctagatgaaccagcaattcagaatcactccagaagttaaaatgcacactgtttGTGcaatttattgcacaacaactgcacgTCATCTCTgttgtatctgagctctatcttggttaaaatctctgcactgtagctgctttctgccccctagttgtgcacgcatctctgtgataacgttgcacggaaacccttcTATACTGTAGCTTTCTGGGGagctcagttttttttcttttcttttttttttttaaccgggGGGCGCTAGCATGTGTTTCAAAGAAAATActgactgtgactcttgttgCAAGGAAACATTTATAGCTGGAAGCATGTAGGCTTACTTGCTGtatgtcagcacatctgatatACAGGGAATGTGAAGGTACATCACCCGCATTGTATGTTGCGACGGGGGCACCATCCTGTTAGGAAAGTGCTCTGTTACACATGTGAAAAAATGTAAATGACCTTTTCAGAAAGCAAAAGGTTTTTGTGTCTCTGCATACTgtgtgtaacctacaaaaagactcactggccattCGCCAggagtcggccccctttagtcgagtggttagcgatgtcacctCATGGTGCAGCACAACTCCAAGATGGAATCTCGCAGCGGGCGGAAAATATACTCGGTTACATTGATGACAGCAGTGGGATCTagaagtgtccggaagcgtgcagatcctcagaagtcttttCGGAGCGCAGGAATAAAgaagcgcgagggcgcacttcccggagagggtgactactgtaacctacaaaaagactcactggccaattGCCAGTGAGAGCGGTTattgatgtcgcctcgtggtgcagtacagcgCAGAACGAATACCACAATGGGAGGAAAATGTGCTCGGTTACACTGCATCCCAAGCTTCCACCCTTAATGAATGTGTTATGAGTCTTCCATTCCCTACACTGCTGGCTGGTCCAGTTAGGTGGGAGAGAGGGGCAGGTGGATTTAGCATTACCATTGGCCTCTCCCTCTTTCGAGCTGTTTCCTCCATCTCCAGCTTCTTCTGTCGGCTTGTCCTGTGTTGTCACACTGGGCATTAGCGGGTTTGTGCTGACAGCAATCTCAGTAGGTGTAGCATCAGCGTCGGTTGTAGAAGCTGCCTTTTGCTCTCGTTGCTCTTCGATtggcttagatttttttttttaaatccaaaatgTGCGACTAAactcccttgttttctttttgacatagctATCTGTATGCTAATAGCCTAGTTTTACGCATGAGccatgatgatgaagacacagaaacattgaaatgcatagcatattgtcaatattttacAGATCCCCccaaaatttcacaaatcatgttttcagggagCTCATGTGTTATTAAGGGGAGTCAAGCCTCCCCTGGCTGCCCTGTAGTTTGCACCCTGCTtacttcctttgtgccataaattgAGCCTTCATTCCCCGGTGAGATCGTATGCGGTgccagacagaattgcatagtaaAGGCGAGGCTTATAGAAAACCAATCTAAACGCCGATGGTGtaattattctatagccattacactgtgcagtcAACATttgcttcataatgataagttaaagcaaaaagttgtctactgccactttaaGTTAAGGAACCCCAAGCCTTCACCCAAAAAATCTCATAGCGCCCCCTATCAGTGTGGTGTACAACTTGAAGTGTCGCAAATCCTGATGATTTGAATTTTGGATTAAATGGGGGCTTGTGAAGGGTGGGGCTACATTTCTCTAATATGTTCATTTAAACTGACTCAAGTACATCTGATTTAATGATCACCTGTACGCCGTGGAGCAGCACGGTGTTGCGAGCCTTCTTCACCAACGTCAGGCTGGTGGATGCTGCCCGTGCTGTCAGCATGATTTTACAGTAGGTGTAGAGCAGCGTCAGTGCAACGAAGGACAGGTAGGTCCCGTCAAACACACAGTTCTTGTAGTAGATGGCCTGGCCGCGGAAGAGGAGTGAGTGGTCACAGAAGATGTTGGACTGGAAGAACTGTGGCGGCTCCTTGACAATGGTAATCAGGAGGTCGGTAATAGGAGGCAAACTTGTGAGGACGAGGATCATCCCGATGAGGAAGAGGGTGCGTGGCACAGTGCATATGTGGCTGTAGTGCAGGGGGAAACAGATGGAGATGTAGCGCTCCACGGCCATGCCGGCCAAGATTAGCGGGGTGGAGCGGGTGGTCAGGACGGCTGAAATTATCTGACCGAGGATGGGCCAGGTTCACAAGGGTGATGATGGAGAAGGGAGTGAGGGATGGGAGAGAAATGGCGAGGAGAGCAGCAGAggtgggaggagaggggagaggaagtAAAGTAGAGGAGGTCAGATTATGTTGGATTAAAAAGTAACAGGCCCAGAATGTTATGAGAGGAGTTTTAAGAACCTTGGCCAAGTAATCAATCATTAAACAAATATTGATCCATTTCTAACCTGGAGCAAGTGTCTAGTTATGTAATCCCATGAGGAGTGAGTTGTTGCAGGGAGAAAACACTAAATGTGTGAGAAGATTGGACATCAGTACAAAAAGAGAATGTAAAAATGGTCTGTCAGTGTGCTGATTTACTGTGCTGAGATTTTCTTTTAATTATAGAGTGTTTTCAGACATTTCTCATAACAGTCTGAGCCTGTTATTTGGAATTCGCTATCTCCCTGAAAAATCACATTGCAGCTTGGTGCGTAGCAGTCAGCTGACACTAGATTGCTCAGTGCTGAATCAATTGATAAGATTCTGCCACCCATTGTTCAACTCATAAGGCTATGAAAGAAAGTCCTGAAAATAGTTTTCCTTTAAAAAGAAGAGGTAGCAGTTGTCACACTGGTgctgagctgctttgtttaaGGATCACTTTTCATGGTATGACTTAGTAACAGCAAAGAGAGTCACTGATCTGTTTTATAGTACTGACCAGCTTTACATGTTAATGCTGCAGTTTTACCTGTTTAGAGCCCACAGTTTGATTAGGACAGGACTTCATTCCCTGAGACATGAATTGCAAGGAAGGTCAGGACAGGAACTGCAACGTCGCCACATAGGGCAATGATTTTCAATCCGATCTTCGGGTACCTTGAAAACCACTGGTTTACTATTCTAGCGGGTACTTCAACTGACTGATGTTCCAGGTCTTAAGCCCGCCTTAATACACATAATGCCTGAGTAATGCCTAATATCACAGAGTCCATTCAGAACCTAGAATGTATGACTCATTGATATGTCTTCAATCATCATTACTAATCAGCCTTTACTGACTTGACTTTAAGGTGCCATATGAAATGTACACCTGAAAGCCGACCACCATGGTTCAGCAATGTTAATGACAACTGCGAATCAAAAAAGATGTGTGCCTCCTGCAGAGGAACTTAAATGAGTGGAGCGGAGGTCCATGAGTAATTATATTTTGTTTACATcacaccattcagtgaccccctgCCGATATTACCAAGTCATGTTATGTTTCAGGAAAGAGGAAACATTACACATTTCACCTTTAACCCTAAAAAAACTGAGCTTCTGCCAAACTGCTAAAATGTAAAATGTGGATGACTTACCAGCAGGCAGCAAACCGAGGCATGGATTTGTCTGAATATGTAGCTGACCACATAGAGAGCTGTCACCAGGCTCAGCTGCAGAGCATCATTGATCACCATGTAGATAAACATGATATAGCGAGGGTCCTCATAGAAGAAACTGGGGTTGGAAATTGAGGAGAGCCATgggttaggtgtgtgtgtgtgtgtgtgtgtgtgtgtgtgtgtgtgtgtgtgtgtgtgtgtgtgtgtgtgtgtgtgtgtgtgtgtgtgtattttctgtCTGTAGACGGTAGACACACTTTGTTCCCGTTTTCCTCTACACACGTGCAACTTTCAAAGTTTACACAGTCAGATCAAAGTTGGCTGCGTCCCAGATACAATGATGGGAAACAAAACATAGATACAGTTTTTACTCGTATGTAGGCGATTATGAAAAGTTTTGGGCCCACAAAGTTAGACATGTACATTATGTCTGGTTACACCTGTGCACAATTgtgcatacagtgcatccggaaagtattcacaccccttcactttcctcacattttgttatttta
It encodes:
- the LOC130131285 gene encoding odorant receptor 131-2-like, translating into MLVWLALSVLNGSMVHTFLRHSFFYEDPRYIMFIYMVINDALQLSLVTALYVVSYIFRQIHASVCCLLIISAVLTTRSTPLILAGMAVERYISICFPLHYSHICTVPRTLFLIGMILVLTSLPPITDLLITIVKEPPQFFQSNIFCDHSLLFRGQAIYYKNCVFDGTYLSFVALTLLYTYCKIMLTARAASTSLTLVKKARNTVLLHGVQLLLCMLAFVVPSLQAALIYLFPLLSLEIRYIFFLLVYIIPRFLSPVVYGFRDEKFRKYWTRYLACQNGLTSSVRPTC